The Bacteroidales bacterium genome has a segment encoding these proteins:
- a CDS encoding nuclear transport factor 2 family protein: MVDLKDEVAKVLDDHWSALKAKDADAVIALVSEDFLSCGSDPKEFWNKTDMYNAIKQMLANTDLKIDITVDKREIRISKDGNSAIAFEQMFLKPYSQKIPVRTVYHLVKENNTWLIDFTSTGFIPNNDDIDKLNKALE; encoded by the coding sequence ATGGTTGATTTAAAAGACGAAGTTGCCAAGGTATTAGATGATCATTGGTCTGCATTGAAAGCCAAAGATGCTGATGCTGTTATTGCTTTAGTATCAGAAGATTTTCTATCATGCGGAAGTGATCCAAAAGAATTCTGGAATAAAACAGATATGTACAATGCTATTAAACAAATGCTAGCAAACACGGACTTAAAAATAGATATCACAGTGGATAAACGTGAAATACGAATTTCAAAAGATGGTAATTCAGCAATTGCTTTTGAGCAGATGTTCTTGAAACCTTATAGTCAAAAGATTCCAGTCAGAACGGTTTATCATCTTGTTAAAGAGAATAATACATGGCTGATCGATTTTACGAGTACTGGTTTTATTCCGAACAATGATGATATAGATAAACTAAATAAAGCACTCGAGTAA
- a CDS encoding glycosyltransferase family 39 protein → MTKKTITLILFILLKFVIQLFAIDAGYELHRDEFLHLDLGKHLAWGYSSVPPVTAWISYIILHLGNSVFIIKMIPALFGTLTIVMVWKTIEELKGDLFALILGATCVTFSVLIRMNTLYQPNSLEFLLWIVLFFTIIKFINSENNNWLYVASITCAIGFLNKYNITFLLLGLLPASLITDFRKIFFNKHLYISLLLALIIVAPNIIWQYQNDFPVFNHLKTLAETQLVNVSRIDFLSQQLIFFIGSLFVLVLAFISFFRYAPFRKYQIIFYAYIFTIAIFTFFKAKGYYAIGLYPILLAFGAVYLEILLSKGWLRYIRFAAVLIPIVIMLPLLYVILPVLTPEQIVKNTDKFKQFGLLRWEDGDDHTLPQDFADMLGWSELANIVDLTYESIADKENTIIQCDNYGQAGAINYYSKQKYTQAVSMSADYINWYPLDEMEIKNVILVKESTDLDKKREKELPFFDEIALVGEIKNKYAREYGTKVYLLKSPNISINQVLKQEIKEHKNSR, encoded by the coding sequence ATGACAAAAAAAACGATTACACTCATCCTTTTTATTTTGTTGAAATTTGTGATTCAATTATTTGCCATTGATGCTGGTTACGAATTACATCGTGATGAGTTTTTGCATCTTGACCTTGGAAAACATTTGGCCTGGGGTTATTCATCGGTTCCTCCTGTAACTGCCTGGATTTCCTACATCATTCTTCATTTGGGTAATTCTGTTTTTATAATAAAAATGATTCCGGCTCTTTTTGGTACCTTAACAATAGTGATGGTATGGAAAACAATTGAAGAACTCAAAGGGGATTTATTTGCCCTCATTCTAGGTGCTACCTGTGTTACATTTTCTGTATTGATCCGTATGAACACCTTGTATCAACCCAATTCCCTGGAGTTTCTGTTATGGATAGTCTTATTTTTTACTATTATTAAGTTTATTAATTCGGAAAATAACAATTGGCTGTATGTAGCATCAATTACCTGTGCAATAGGCTTTTTAAACAAGTATAATATTACATTTTTACTGCTCGGTTTGTTACCGGCATCATTGATTACAGACTTTAGAAAGATATTCTTCAATAAACACCTTTACATTTCCCTACTTCTTGCACTTATTATTGTGGCTCCCAATATAATTTGGCAGTATCAAAATGATTTTCCAGTGTTTAATCATTTAAAAACCCTTGCCGAAACACAGTTGGTAAATGTAAGTCGTATAGATTTCCTGTCACAACAACTGATTTTTTTTATCGGATCTTTATTTGTTCTAGTTTTAGCATTTATATCATTCTTCAGGTATGCTCCATTCAGAAAATATCAAATCATTTTTTATGCTTACATATTCACAATAGCAATCTTTACCTTCTTCAAAGCAAAGGGATATTATGCAATTGGATTATATCCAATTTTACTCGCTTTTGGAGCAGTATATTTAGAAATATTGCTTTCGAAAGGCTGGCTTAGATATATTCGATTCGCTGCTGTTCTAATTCCAATTGTAATAATGTTGCCATTATTATATGTTATTTTGCCTGTGTTAACGCCAGAGCAGATTGTAAAGAATACAGACAAATTTAAACAATTTGGTTTACTACGGTGGGAAGACGGGGATGACCATACATTACCACAGGATTTTGCAGATATGCTGGGATGGAGCGAACTGGCCAATATTGTTGATCTCACTTATGAAAGCATTGCAGATAAAGAGAACACCATAATACAATGCGATAATTACGGACAAGCAGGTGCAATCAATTACTATTCAAAACAGAAATATACCCAAGCCGTTTCAATGAGTGCTGATTATATTAACTGGTACCCGTTGGATGAAATGGAAATCAAGAATGTGATTTTAGTTAAAGAAAGTACCGACTTAGATAAAAAAAGAGAAAAGGAATTGCCTTTTTTTGACGAGATTGCCTTGGTGGGTGAGATCAAAAATAAATATGCTAGAGAGTATGGTACAAAAGTATATTTACTAAAAAGTCCAAATATATCAATCAATCAAGTTTTAAAGCAGGAAATAAAGGAACACAAAAACAGCCGCTAA
- a CDS encoding GNAT family N-acetyltransferase yields MAKIEKITENKKQFLALLLLADEQENMIDKYLPGGDLFALYDDDLKSVCVVVPVNNETCELKNIATYEKFQGKGYGKALIKFISEFYKNDYKTMLAGTGETPAILSFYESCGFKKSHRVKHFFTDNYDHPMFNGDIQLVDMIYLKKDLQE; encoded by the coding sequence ATGGCGAAAATAGAAAAAATTACCGAAAATAAGAAACAGTTCCTTGCCTTATTGTTGTTGGCAGACGAGCAGGAAAATATGATTGACAAGTATTTGCCGGGTGGAGATCTGTTTGCTTTATATGACGATGATTTGAAAAGTGTTTGCGTTGTAGTGCCGGTAAATAACGAAACCTGCGAGTTGAAAAACATAGCGACATACGAGAAATTTCAAGGCAAAGGGTACGGTAAAGCATTGATAAAATTCATTTCTGAGTTCTACAAAAACGACTACAAAACAATGCTTGCCGGGACAGGCGAAACGCCGGCAATCTTATCGTTTTATGAAAGTTGTGGATTTAAAAAGTCACATCGGGTAAAGCATTTTTTTACAGACAATTACGACCACCCTATGTTCAATGGCGACATACAACTTGTTGATATGATTTATCTTAAAAAGGATTTACAGGAATAG
- the rsgA gene encoding ribosome small subunit-dependent GTPase A — protein MKLEDFGYNDKLQQLRVENNLSGFEIGRVIAEHKERYIVKTESGEYEAEITGNLRFSAKSRIDFPAVGDWVALTTYDAEFSVIHKILPRLSMISRQAVGQFGVIQIIATNIDYAFLIQAVDRDFNINRLERYLTICNSSKVKPIIVLTKTDLINERKITEITDRIKQRISDIAVLAISNETQDGYEALKMTIEKGKTYCMLGSSGVGKSTLLNNLSGKPLMRTDSISQSTNKGRHVTSHRELIVLKNGGILVDNPGMREVGIADSASGLEITFDLIIRLSENCKFKDCTHTNEIGCSVIEAVEKGEIDGAAYENYMKMEREKAHFESSVVERRKKEKGFGKMMKNYKKDMKKNKF, from the coding sequence ATGAAATTAGAAGATTTTGGATACAATGACAAACTCCAACAATTAAGGGTTGAGAATAATCTTTCAGGCTTTGAGATTGGAAGAGTGATTGCCGAACATAAGGAAAGATATATTGTAAAAACGGAAAGCGGTGAGTATGAAGCCGAAATAACAGGCAATTTGCGCTTTTCAGCAAAAAGCCGGATAGATTTCCCTGCTGTTGGCGATTGGGTTGCATTGACAACGTATGATGCTGAATTTTCGGTCATCCATAAAATACTGCCAAGATTATCAATGATTTCAAGACAAGCCGTTGGTCAATTTGGAGTGATACAAATCATAGCCACAAATATTGATTATGCATTTCTGATTCAAGCCGTTGACAGAGACTTTAATATCAACAGACTGGAAAGATACCTGACAATTTGTAATTCGTCGAAAGTAAAACCAATCATTGTATTGACTAAAACTGATTTAATCAATGAACGAAAGATTACCGAAATTACTGACCGTATTAAACAACGAATAAGCGACATTGCAGTTCTTGCCATCAGTAACGAAACTCAGGATGGTTACGAAGCACTTAAAATGACCATTGAAAAGGGGAAAACTTATTGTATGCTTGGTTCTTCGGGAGTGGGAAAGTCAACCTTACTGAACAATCTCTCCGGGAAACCTTTAATGAGGACGGATTCAATCAGCCAAAGTACAAATAAAGGGAGACACGTAACAAGTCACAGGGAATTAATTGTTCTTAAAAACGGGGGAATATTAGTTGACAATCCGGGGATGAGAGAAGTCGGTATTGCCGACTCAGCAAGCGGATTAGAAATCACATTTGACCTGATTATCAGACTTTCTGAAAATTGTAAGTTCAAAGATTGTACCCACACGAATGAGATCGGTTGTTCGGTTATTGAAGCCGTTGAAAAAGGAGAAATAGACGGAGCTGCTTATGAAAATTACATGAAAATGGAAAGAGAGAAAGCTCATTTTGAATCATCGGTTGTTGAAAGACGAAAAAAAGAAAAGGGTTTCGGAAAAATGATGAAGAACTATAAAAAAGACATGAAAAAAAATAAGTTCTAA